ATTATTCTGGCTGACACACAATATCTCTATCTCATACCGCCCTTTCAATCGCCGCTACAAATATGTGTGGCCTACCTTTATACTCTCGACATCGAAACCGCATATCGGACACTACTATGATTACCCTGCACACTAATTTTGGTGACATTCAAATTGAACTTAACATGGAAAAAGCGCCAGTCAGCTCGAAAAACTTCATAAAGTATTGTGAAGATGGCTTTTACAACGGCACGATTTTCCACCGTGTGATTAAAGACTTTATGATTCAAGGCGGCGGTTTAACTGAGTTGATGGACGAGAAGCCGACGCGTGCGCCGATTGCAAATGAAGCGAATCGCGGTTTAAAGAATACTATCGGTACTATTGCTATGGCACGTACTGACGCACCTCATTCGGCGACTGCGCAATTCTTCATTAATTTGCAAGACAACGATTTTCTCGACCACACTGCAACCACAAACTTAGGTTGGGGCTATGCGGTATTCGGTAAGGTTTCTGCAGGTATGGATGTGGTGAATTGCATTGCTGAAGTCCACACGCTTTCTCGCATGGGTCACGATGATGTGCCTGCGGAGACGATTATGATTGACCGTGTCACTGTAGAGGAATGATGAGCTCTATTTTGCTCACAAAGGCTTCGTCATGCTGAGCTTGGCTCAGTATCTAGTTGAAGGAATCGTTTGACGTATCACGCGTGGTGATTAGACCCTGAAACCAGTTCAGGGTGACAAAGCTTCGCTTGATTTTCTACTAAGAAAAATTGTGTTGCCGCAAACTAAAAAAACGCCAGTTGT
This genomic interval from Vibrio agarivorans contains the following:
- a CDS encoding peptidylprolyl isomerase: MITLHTNFGDIQIELNMEKAPVSSKNFIKYCEDGFYNGTIFHRVIKDFMIQGGGLTELMDEKPTRAPIANEANRGLKNTIGTIAMARTDAPHSATAQFFINLQDNDFLDHTATTNLGWGYAVFGKVSAGMDVVNCIAEVHTLSRMGHDDVPAETIMIDRVTVEE